A genomic region of Govania unica contains the following coding sequences:
- a CDS encoding undecaprenyl-diphosphate phosphatase gives MSGVYFDAVLLGIIEAATEFLPVSSTGHLLLAGHFLNFEGPQGRVFEVAIQLGAILAICVLYFQRLWHVLVTLPSDPVSRHFVTTILLAFLPAAVIGAAFHGVIKAYLFSPWVVCWALILGGFAILAIERFRPEPSIRSIDEVRPKTAVAIGFLQCLAMIPGVSRSGATILGALCLGVERKQAAEFSFFLAIPTMFGAVAFDLYKNRGSLTFDDGALIGVGFVTTFVVALVVVRWLVGFISRHGFGLFAWYRIILGGLGLAALATFG, from the coding sequence ATGAGTGGGGTATATTTTGACGCGGTTCTTCTCGGAATTATCGAGGCCGCGACCGAGTTTCTGCCGGTATCATCCACAGGGCATCTGCTACTGGCCGGGCATTTCCTGAATTTCGAGGGGCCGCAGGGCCGGGTGTTCGAAGTGGCGATCCAGCTTGGCGCCATTCTGGCTATTTGCGTGCTGTATTTTCAGCGCCTGTGGCATGTGCTTGTGACCCTGCCGTCGGACCCCGTCTCGCGCCATTTCGTGACGACGATTCTGTTGGCTTTTCTGCCGGCGGCGGTGATCGGTGCGGCCTTTCATGGGGTCATCAAGGCATATTTGTTTTCGCCCTGGGTGGTCTGCTGGGCGCTGATCCTTGGCGGTTTCGCCATTCTGGCTATCGAGCGCTTCCGGCCCGAGCCGTCGATCCGCAGCATTGACGAGGTCCGCCCGAAAACCGCAGTGGCCATTGGCTTTCTGCAATGCCTGGCGATGATTCCGGGGGTGTCGCGCTCAGGGGCGACCATTTTGGGTGCGCTCTGTCTTGGGGTCGAGCGTAAACAGGCGGCGGAATTTTCGTTTTTCCTCGCCATTCCGACCATGTTCGGGGCCGTGGCCTTCGATCTTTATAAAAATCGCGGCTCGCTGACGTTCGATGACGGCGCGCTGATCGGGGTCGGTTTTGTCACCACCTTTGTGGTGGCTCTGGTGGTGGTGCGCTGGCTGGTGGGGTTCATCAGCCGTCACGGCTTCGGGCTTTTTGCCTGGTACCGGATTATTCTCGGCGGTCTCGGTCTCGCGGCACTGGCGACATTTGGATGA
- a CDS encoding AsmA family protein, producing the protein MKKLLLIVGAIVLLLVVAIVAIPFLIPVERYKQEISAQVKTATGRDLALNGPLKLSLFPSIVLKADDVHFSNVPGATEPDMARFETLKIAVKLMPLFAGKLQVDGFELVKPVIHLAIDKTGKGNWEFDVAPDQTKPETEAGNLDEVLQNLTLGLVKLSDGLVTYSDARDGTHQELSAINSSLDLPKYDGPLAVKGDFVWNKEKIDLALTAANLKKLMEGQQENFTAKVSAAPVNFSVDGQGRMAEKFALIGKATLDVPSLRKLAAWTGNPLEAPGSGFGPLKLSGDLDLANDAYAFKNATIQFDKINATGALTVKTGGERLALSGNLTADALDLNPYLPPEEPESKWAGWSEEPIDVSGLKAADADFAFKTKSLTYRKIQIGQSSLHLDLKAGILNANLQEMALYGGSGKGSVTVNGSGTTPSISANFQLSKVNAEPLLKDAGDFDKLSGTLTTNLAVTTSGKHQKAMISALNGNGSFAFADGSLKGVDIAAVATSIEKVVNGFKGGGTGLLTGLTSGDLTGSIKGIASMFGGAGEVNQSTKFSSLKGTWSSANGTVSQPDLQLIGPYVNNRTLLKMTGHGQIMLPPQTLDYEATVHSFAKATVDNTGIGGTVRLSGPLSDPYPCVVLGSLCLGKKTSAGDLLKSGAADQLKSLIPGKTDGVGSSLKDKLKGFKFP; encoded by the coding sequence ATGAAAAAACTGCTGTTGATCGTCGGCGCCATTGTGCTCCTGCTGGTGGTCGCCATTGTCGCGATCCCGTTCCTGATCCCGGTGGAGCGTTACAAGCAGGAAATCTCGGCCCAGGTCAAAACCGCCACCGGCCGCGATCTCGCACTCAACGGCCCGCTCAAGCTGTCGCTGTTTCCATCGATCGTGCTCAAGGCCGATGATGTACATTTCTCCAATGTCCCGGGCGCGACCGAGCCCGATATGGCCCGTTTTGAAACGCTCAAAATCGCCGTCAAGCTGATGCCGCTATTTGCCGGCAAGCTTCAGGTCGATGGCTTTGAGCTGGTAAAGCCGGTGATCCATCTCGCCATCGACAAGACCGGCAAGGGCAACTGGGAATTTGACGTCGCCCCAGATCAGACAAAACCTGAAACCGAAGCCGGCAACCTTGATGAAGTGCTCCAGAACCTCACCCTCGGCCTGGTCAAGCTGAGCGACGGCCTAGTCACCTATAGCGACGCCCGCGACGGCACCCATCAGGAACTGAGCGCCATCAACAGCAGCCTCGACCTGCCGAAATATGATGGTCCGCTGGCCGTCAAAGGCGATTTCGTCTGGAACAAGGAAAAAATCGACCTCGCCCTCACTGCCGCCAATCTCAAGAAACTGATGGAGGGGCAGCAGGAAAATTTCACCGCCAAGGTCAGCGCCGCCCCGGTCAACTTCTCGGTGGATGGTCAGGGCCGCATGGCGGAAAAATTCGCCCTGATCGGCAAGGCCACCCTCGATGTGCCGTCGCTGCGCAAACTCGCGGCCTGGACCGGCAACCCGCTTGAGGCCCCGGGCAGCGGCTTCGGCCCGCTCAAACTCTCGGGCGACCTTGATCTTGCGAATGATGCCTATGCCTTCAAGAATGCCACGATCCAGTTCGACAAGATCAACGCCACCGGGGCCCTCACGGTCAAAACCGGCGGCGAGCGTCTGGCCTTGAGCGGCAATCTGACCGCCGACGCGCTCGACCTCAACCCCTATCTACCGCCCGAAGAACCCGAAAGCAAATGGGCCGGCTGGAGCGAGGAGCCCATCGACGTCTCGGGCCTCAAGGCCGCCGACGCCGATTTCGCCTTCAAGACAAAATCGCTCACCTATCGCAAGATCCAGATCGGTCAAAGCAGCCTGCATCTTGACCTGAAGGCCGGCATCCTCAACGCCAATCTGCAGGAAATGGCCTTATACGGCGGCAGCGGTAAAGGCTCGGTAACCGTGAACGGCAGCGGCACGACGCCGTCAATCAGCGCCAATTTCCAGCTGTCCAAAGTGAATGCCGAACCGCTGCTGAAAGACGCCGGGGACTTTGACAAGCTGTCGGGCACGCTCACGACCAACCTCGCCGTCACCACCTCCGGCAAGCATCAGAAGGCCATGATTTCGGCCCTCAACGGCAATGGCAGTTTCGCCTTCGCCGACGGCAGCCTGAAGGGCGTCGATATCGCCGCCGTGGCCACCAGCATCGAAAAGGTGGTCAATGGCTTCAAGGGCGGCGGCACCGGCCTCTTGACCGGCCTGACCTCGGGCGACCTGACCGGCTCCATCAAGGGCATCGCCTCCATGTTCGGCGGCGCGGGCGAAGTCAATCAGTCGACCAAATTCTCGTCGCTCAAGGGCACCTGGTCCTCGGCCAACGGCACCGTAAGCCAACCCGATCTGCAACTGATCGGCCCCTATGTGAACAACCGCACCTTGCTGAAAATGACCGGCCACGGCCAGATCATGCTGCCGCCGCAGACGCTTGACTATGAAGCCACGGTACATTCCTTCGCCAAGGCCACGGTCGACAATACCGGCATCGGTGGCACGGTGCGGCTCTCCGGCCCGCTCTCCGATCCTTATCCTTGCGTGGTGCTCGGGTCGCTCTGCCTCGGCAAAAAGACCTCGGCCGGAGATCTTTTGAAATCCGGTGCTGCCGACCAGCTGAAAAGCCTGATCCCCGGCAAGACCGATGGCGTTGGCAGCAGCCTTAAGGACAAGCTAAAGGGCTTCAAGTTCCCCTGA
- the purU gene encoding formyltetrahydrofolate deformylase, producing MPVSTPDLAFVLTLSCPNRVGIVYAVSKFLFERGLNITDSAQYDDLSTGRFFMRVAFAVTDAPHSRDELQAAFATVAEGLDMVWTLRDRAVKPRVMILVSKFDHCLIDLLYRTSIGELDMEIPAIVSNHRDAYQLAAAYDIPFHHLPVSRDNKEEQEDRLLDLARREAVDLIVLARYMQILSDRMCASLPCPAINIHHSFLPSFKGAMPYHQAHKRGVKLIGATAHYVTPDLDEGPIIEQDIARVTHAMTPEDLIAVGRDTEKLVLARAVRLHIEDRILPNDHKTVVFR from the coding sequence ATGCCGGTATCCACGCCCGATCTTGCGTTCGTGCTTACGCTGTCCTGTCCGAATCGTGTGGGCATTGTCTATGCGGTGTCGAAATTTCTGTTCGAGCGCGGTCTGAATATCACCGACAGCGCGCAATATGACGACCTCTCCACCGGCCGGTTTTTCATGCGGGTGGCCTTTGCCGTGACCGACGCGCCGCACAGCCGGGATGAGCTTCAGGCCGCCTTCGCGACGGTGGCCGAGGGGTTGGATATGGTCTGGACGTTGCGTGACCGGGCGGTCAAGCCGCGAGTGATGATCCTGGTGTCGAAATTCGATCATTGCCTGATCGATCTGTTGTATCGCACCAGCATCGGGGAGCTCGATATGGAGATCCCGGCCATTGTCTCGAACCACCGCGATGCTTATCAGCTGGCGGCGGCCTATGACATTCCGTTCCACCATCTGCCGGTGAGCCGGGACAACAAGGAGGAGCAGGAAGACCGGCTTCTCGATCTCGCCCGGCGGGAGGCTGTGGATCTGATCGTGCTCGCGCGCTATATGCAGATCCTGTCGGACCGCATGTGTGCGTCACTGCCCTGTCCGGCGATCAATATTCATCATTCTTTCCTGCCGAGCTTCAAGGGCGCCATGCCCTATCATCAGGCGCACAAACGGGGCGTCAAACTGATTGGCGCCACCGCCCATTATGTGACGCCGGACCTTGATGAGGGGCCGATCATCGAACAGGATATCGCGCGGGTGACCCATGCCATGACGCCCGAAGACCTCATTGCCGTCGGCCGCGACACGGAAAAGCTGGTGCTGGCCCGGGCGGTGCGGCTTCATATTGAAGACCGCATCCTGCCCAATGATCATAAGACCGTGGTGTTCCGGTAA
- the rnk gene encoding nucleoside diphosphate kinase regulator, with amino-acid sequence MSKSLPTLIMSMTDHEAVAELVAATETLDPSVADYLDRELNRARLVAPGKLPDDVAAMGRSVTYRDEANGRVRSITLVFPGEQDASAGKISVLTPIGAALLGMRAGQGITWADHMGGTRNLTVLEVSA; translated from the coding sequence ATGTCCAAGTCCCTTCCCACCCTGATCATGTCGATGACCGACCACGAGGCCGTAGCCGAACTGGTTGCGGCGACAGAGACCCTCGATCCCTCGGTTGCTGACTATCTCGACCGCGAACTGAACCGCGCCCGGCTGGTCGCTCCGGGCAAACTGCCGGACGATGTGGCCGCCATGGGCCGCAGTGTCACCTACCGTGACGAGGCCAATGGCCGCGTGCGCAGCATCACCCTGGTGTTTCCGGGTGAACAGGATGCCTCCGCCGGCAAGATTTCCGTGCTGACTCCGATCGGCGCCGCCCTTCTCGGCATGCGCGCCGGTCAGGGCATCACCTGGGCCGACCATATGGGCGGCACCCGCAACCTCACCGTGCTTGAAGTGAGCGCCTGA
- a CDS encoding sulfite exporter TauE/SafE family protein, translating into MTGEWALFLLAGLMLATGLAGGIIAGMLGVGGGIVIVPVLDFALGFVGVDADIRMQVAVATSLATIIPTALSSARAHQSRGAVDMALIRHWAVAMFCGALIGTVIASEVQGSVLSAVFAAVCLLVVAKMLLPLDHRRIAPGLPPGPLMQGVPLAIGGVSSMMGIGGGTVGVPILTLFGYSIHRAVGTASLFGLLIAVPGTLGFIVTGWGDPRLPMGSLGFVNLIGLALIAPTTYLTAPLGARIAHGLSKRQLGIAFGLFLLLVACRMIYRVYQG; encoded by the coding sequence ATGACAGGTGAGTGGGCGCTTTTTCTGTTGGCGGGTTTGATGCTGGCCACCGGGCTTGCAGGCGGAATCATCGCCGGAATGCTGGGCGTGGGCGGCGGAATCGTCATTGTGCCGGTGCTGGACTTTGCCCTTGGATTTGTTGGCGTCGATGCGGACATCCGCATGCAGGTGGCGGTGGCGACCTCGCTTGCGACCATTATTCCGACGGCGCTCTCGTCGGCGCGGGCGCATCAGTCGCGGGGTGCGGTGGATATGGCCTTGATCCGCCACTGGGCGGTGGCCATGTTTTGCGGCGCCCTGATCGGGACGGTGATCGCGTCCGAGGTTCAGGGCAGCGTGCTTTCGGCGGTTTTTGCGGCGGTGTGTTTGCTGGTGGTGGCCAAGATGCTGTTGCCGCTCGATCACAGGCGGATTGCGCCGGGCTTGCCGCCGGGGCCCTTGATGCAGGGCGTCCCATTGGCGATTGGCGGTGTTTCGAGCATGATGGGCATCGGCGGCGGCACCGTCGGGGTGCCGATCCTGACGTTGTTCGGCTATAGCATTCATCGCGCGGTGGGCACGGCTTCATTGTTTGGCCTGTTGATCGCCGTTCCCGGCACGCTTGGGTTCATTGTTACCGGCTGGGGCGATCCCCGGCTGCCCATGGGCAGCCTCGGGTTTGTCAATCTGATCGGTCTTGCCTTGATTGCGCCGACCACCTATCTCACTGCGCCGCTTGGGGCGCGGATCGCCCATGGGCTCAGCAAACGGCAGCTTGGCATTGCCTTTGGTCTGTTTCTTCTGCTGGTGGCCTGCCGTATGATTTATCGCGTCTATCAGGGTTAA
- a CDS encoding fumarylacetoacetate hydrolase family protein → MTTVFPPVSMITLPVVGRAERFPVARVFCVGRNYEAHVREMGADTREAPFFFMKPASAVVEDGARIAYPPRSADVHHEIELVVALGSGGVNIPVTEALGHVFGYGVGLDLTRRDLQGEMKASGRSWEIGKVFDGAAPVSAIRAKSEVPSVAEGRISLEVNGQLRQDGNLHELIWSVEEVIAELSTYFTLQPGDLIFTGTPAGVGPIARGDRLTGKVDGVGSLTITVA, encoded by the coding sequence ATGACCACTGTTTTTCCGCCTGTTTCCATGATCACGCTGCCGGTTGTCGGCCGGGCCGAGCGCTTTCCTGTGGCTCGGGTTTTTTGCGTCGGCCGCAATTATGAGGCGCATGTTCGGGAAATGGGTGCCGATACGCGGGAAGCGCCGTTCTTTTTCATGAAACCGGCGAGTGCGGTGGTCGAGGATGGCGCGCGTATCGCCTATCCGCCGCGCAGCGCGGATGTTCATCACGAGATCGAACTTGTGGTGGCGCTCGGCAGCGGCGGCGTGAATATTCCGGTCACTGAGGCTTTGGGCCATGTGTTCGGCTATGGCGTCGGTCTCGACCTCACCCGCCGCGATCTCCAGGGCGAGATGAAGGCGTCGGGGCGCTCCTGGGAAATCGGCAAGGTCTTTGATGGTGCGGCCCCGGTCTCGGCCATCCGCGCGAAATCCGAGGTGCCGTCGGTGGCGGAAGGGCGGATCAGCCTTGAGGTTAATGGCCAGCTGCGCCAGGACGGCAATCTCCATGAGCTGATCTGGTCGGTGGAGGAAGTGATCGCTGAACTTTCGACCTATTTCACCCTGCAACCCGGGGATCTGATCTTTACCGGAACGCCTGCGGGCGTCGGTCCGATCGCGCGCGGCGACCGGCTCACCGGCAAGGTCGACGGCGTGGGCAGTCTGACAATAACGGTTGCCTGA
- a CDS encoding formyltetrahydrofolate deformylase: MADFILSLTCTGAGSPSAARIGVESGVLDVLRSVRAVLKDCAHYRDPETGRLFMRLMFSAKEEEAVRSPLAARASTLGLEWQLTAVDHRPSVVVFVSKFAHCAQDLLAQAKELGMRVAAVLSNHGDFAPFAAAAGVPFYHLPIVEGRRQRQEAVALDLVRAAGAELVILARYMQVLSPDLVTALPCPVINIHHSLLPAFKGAEPYGQAYAAGVRVIGATAHYVTAGLDDGPIIEQEVARVSPRHSREDFRKIGGELERRTLARAVRLHLDGRVFRIGDRTFVLE, from the coding sequence GTGGCGGATTTTATCTTGTCTTTGACCTGCACGGGGGCGGGATCGCCGTCAGCCGCGCGCATCGGCGTGGAGAGCGGAGTCCTTGACGTGTTGCGGTCAGTGCGTGCGGTGCTGAAGGACTGCGCCCATTACCGCGATCCGGAGACCGGGCGGCTGTTCATGCGGTTGATGTTTTCGGCCAAGGAGGAGGAAGCGGTGCGTTCCCCGCTCGCGGCGCGGGCCTCGACGCTTGGGTTGGAGTGGCAGTTGACGGCGGTGGATCATCGGCCGTCGGTGGTGGTTTTCGTCTCGAAATTCGCCCATTGCGCCCAGGATCTGTTGGCCCAGGCCAAGGAACTTGGCATGCGGGTGGCGGCCGTTCTGTCCAATCATGGCGACTTCGCGCCCTTCGCGGCGGCGGCCGGGGTGCCGTTTTACCATCTGCCTATTGTCGAGGGCAGACGGCAGCGGCAAGAGGCGGTGGCGCTCGATCTCGTCCGGGCAGCGGGGGCCGAGCTTGTCATTCTGGCCCGCTATATGCAGGTTCTGTCGCCGGATCTGGTCACGGCGCTGCCTTGCCCGGTGATCAATATTCATCATTCCCTGTTGCCGGCTTTCAAAGGGGCGGAGCCCTATGGGCAGGCCTATGCGGCCGGGGTCCGCGTCATCGGCGCGACGGCCCATTATGTGACGGCCGGGCTCGATGACGGGCCGATCATCGAGCAGGAGGTGGCGCGCGTCAGCCCCCGTCACTCCCGGGAGGATTTTCGCAAGATCGGCGGTGAGCTTGAACGGCGGACCCTGGCGCGGGCGGTGCGGCTGCATCTTGACGGCCGGGTGTTCCGGATCGGCGATCGCACCTTTGTTCTTGAGTGA
- a CDS encoding amino acid permease has product MGLWTRKSLSALEREATSVTGLKRALGPFSLTMIGVGSTIGAGIFVITGTAAAEYAGPALAISFLIAGFTCLCTALCYAELASMIPVAGSAYTYAYATLGEFVAWIIGWCLVLEYAMSASTVAVGWSGYFTEFLMSYGVKLPMDWISAPLIFTETHSIGITGAWFNVPAAGLVLLLTGLLILGIKESTTANSIMTMIKIGAVILVILFGAAYVDPENWTPFIPENTGQSGHYGWSGIFRASGIIFFAYIGFDAISTAAQEAKNPQRDMSISLLWALGICTALYVMMSLVMTGLAHYSTLNVPDPVYKALRTAGANLSWLTPFIVMAAIIGLASATLLSLYGQTRVSYVMARDGLIPRTFADIHPRYRTPLHGTVITGLFSALIAGLFPIEILGELVSIGTLLAFAIVCMGVLILRHRAPELKRPFRVPFAPLLPLVGMCSCFYLMYSLPGDTWIRLVVWLAIGLVIYFGYGRRNAALTRAREASETGQP; this is encoded by the coding sequence ATGGGGCTCTGGACACGGAAATCACTCTCTGCGCTTGAGCGGGAAGCCACAAGCGTCACCGGCCTCAAACGCGCACTTGGCCCCTTTTCCCTCACCATGATCGGCGTCGGCAGCACCATCGGCGCAGGTATTTTTGTCATCACCGGCACCGCCGCTGCTGAATATGCGGGTCCGGCGCTGGCCATTTCCTTTCTGATCGCTGGCTTCACCTGCCTTTGCACGGCGCTCTGTTATGCCGAACTCGCCTCCATGATCCCGGTGGCTGGCAGCGCCTATACCTATGCCTATGCGACGCTTGGAGAATTCGTCGCCTGGATCATCGGCTGGTGCCTTGTGCTCGAATATGCCATGTCGGCCTCGACGGTGGCGGTCGGCTGGTCCGGCTATTTCACCGAATTCCTCATGAGCTACGGGGTCAAGCTGCCCATGGACTGGATCAGCGCCCCGCTCATTTTCACCGAAACCCACAGCATCGGCATCACCGGAGCCTGGTTCAATGTCCCCGCCGCCGGGCTTGTGCTGCTGTTGACCGGGCTGCTTATTCTCGGCATCAAGGAATCGACCACCGCCAACAGCATCATGACAATGATCAAGATCGGGGCCGTTATTCTGGTTATTTTGTTCGGCGCGGCCTATGTAGATCCCGAAAACTGGACTCCATTCATTCCGGAAAACACTGGCCAATCAGGGCATTACGGATGGAGTGGTATTTTTCGCGCCTCCGGCATCATTTTCTTCGCCTATATCGGCTTCGATGCCATCTCAACCGCCGCGCAGGAGGCCAAAAATCCGCAGCGGGACATGTCCATCAGCCTGTTATGGGCACTTGGCATCTGCACCGCGCTTTATGTGATGATGTCGCTGGTGATGACCGGGCTCGCCCATTATTCGACGCTCAATGTGCCCGACCCGGTTTACAAAGCCTTGCGCACCGCCGGCGCCAATCTAAGCTGGCTGACCCCATTCATCGTCATGGCCGCCATTATCGGTCTGGCCTCGGCTACGCTTCTCAGCCTTTATGGCCAGACCCGGGTATCCTATGTGATGGCCCGGGACGGCCTCATCCCCCGAACCTTTGCCGATATTCACCCGCGCTACCGCACGCCCCTGCACGGCACCGTCATCACCGGACTGTTCAGCGCGCTCATCGCCGGACTGTTCCCCATCGAGATCCTCGGTGAACTCGTGTCCATCGGCACGCTCCTCGCCTTTGCCATTGTCTGCATGGGCGTGCTCATATTGCGCCACCGCGCTCCGGAGCTCAAACGGCCGTTCCGGGTGCCCTTCGCTCCCCTCCTGCCATTGGTCGGCATGTGCAGCTGCTTTTATCTGATGTACAGCCTGCCGGGCGACACCTGGATCCGGCTTGTGGTCTGGCTGGCCATCGGTCTCGTCATCTATTTCGGCTATGGCCGCCGCAACGCTGCCCTGACACGGGCCCGTGAAGCCAGTGAGACCGGCCAACCGTAA
- a CDS encoding DoxX family protein, producing the protein MLIGRVLMSAIFIWSGFGKLVGAAAAKAYMVHMGVPVPELAWIVTVVIEFVGGLALLLGLRVRLLGALFALWCLVTAFVAHLDFSVPGNNVQFMKNIAMCGGFIYIALFGGGIYTVECLFHKKTPVTPTTPPSNS; encoded by the coding sequence ATGCTCATCGGGCGCGTTCTCATGAGCGCCATCTTCATCTGGAGCGGATTTGGCAAGCTTGTCGGTGCGGCCGCAGCCAAGGCCTATATGGTTCATATGGGGGTGCCGGTGCCGGAACTGGCGTGGATCGTCACGGTGGTGATCGAATTCGTTGGCGGTCTTGCGTTGCTGCTCGGGCTCCGGGTGCGGTTGCTTGGGGCGCTGTTCGCGCTCTGGTGCCTGGTGACTGCTTTCGTTGCCCATCTGGATTTTTCAGTCCCCGGAAACAATGTCCAGTTCATGAAAAATATCGCTATGTGCGGTGGTTTTATCTATATCGCGCTGTTCGGCGGCGGGATTTATACGGTGGAGTGCTTGTTCCATAAAAAGACCCCTGTGACTCCGACGACCCCACCCAGCAATAGCTAA
- the paaN gene encoding phenylacetic acid degradation protein PaaN, whose amino-acid sequence MTAYFVAHKARLDRVIETLERRVSWSPFKESASPKFHGEEAPRAGRAAFLARLGKPFDLADQPGEVGRTGGEVSPFTGQPLGITYPRADMNLLLGTSRALLRAWAAEPLETRMGLCLEMVERLHQASFEIAHAVMHTAGQSFPMAFAGSGPNALDRGLEALAMAWRVMTLTPQDSDWSKAFGPGDPVRLHKSYRQIPLGPAVVISCATFPTWNAYPAMFVNLVTGNPVVVKPHPNCVLPMAIAVEICRDVLRAAGQDPNLVTMITDSVDRPIAQELVTHADVAIVDFTGSARFGGWIETNVRGKQVFTETSGVNTVVIQGTTDLDGMVRKLAHGLCLFSAQMCTSPQNIFVPKDGIMTDQGAIGFDELASRVAVAVDDLVSDPVRAAAILGAIQAESSCKLLGELRALSVGQGTIIRETTPYAHPEFPEARTATPLLITCDIGARDLYAEERFAPVGFFIRCADAEEALRQASADAKQIGAITAFLYADDENFVARAEDAFAWAGANLTINMTSGAMPINFSAAYSDLHVSGLNPAGNATLTDVAFVASRFRTVQRRRPF is encoded by the coding sequence ATGACTGCTTACTTTGTTGCGCACAAAGCGCGTTTGGACCGGGTGATCGAAACGCTTGAGCGGCGGGTGAGCTGGTCGCCATTCAAGGAATCGGCGAGTCCGAAGTTTCATGGCGAGGAGGCGCCACGGGCGGGGCGCGCGGCGTTTCTCGCGCGGCTTGGCAAGCCTTTCGACTTGGCCGATCAGCCGGGTGAAGTCGGACGCACGGGCGGCGAGGTCTCACCCTTCACCGGACAGCCGCTTGGCATCACCTATCCCCGGGCAGATATGAATCTGCTGCTTGGGACGTCGCGAGCGCTTCTGCGGGCCTGGGCGGCGGAGCCGCTTGAGACGCGGATGGGGCTGTGTCTTGAGATGGTCGAGCGGCTGCATCAGGCATCCTTCGAAATCGCCCATGCCGTCATGCATACGGCCGGGCAAAGTTTCCCCATGGCGTTTGCGGGCAGCGGGCCGAATGCGCTTGATCGCGGGCTTGAGGCGCTGGCCATGGCCTGGCGGGTGATGACCCTGACGCCGCAGGACAGCGACTGGTCGAAGGCCTTCGGGCCGGGTGATCCGGTGCGCTTGCACAAAAGCTACCGGCAGATTCCTTTGGGGCCTGCGGTGGTGATTTCCTGCGCCACCTTTCCGACCTGGAACGCCTATCCGGCCATGTTCGTCAATCTCGTCACCGGCAATCCGGTTGTGGTCAAGCCGCATCCGAACTGCGTGTTGCCCATGGCCATCGCCGTCGAGATCTGCCGCGACGTGCTGCGGGCGGCGGGGCAGGATCCCAATCTCGTGACCATGATCACCGACAGTGTCGACCGCCCGATCGCGCAGGAGCTTGTGACTCATGCCGATGTGGCCATTGTCGATTTCACCGGCAGCGCACGTTTTGGCGGCTGGATCGAAACCAATGTGCGCGGCAAACAGGTTTTCACCGAGACCTCGGGCGTCAATACGGTGGTCATTCAGGGCACGACGGACCTTGATGGCATGGTGCGGAAACTGGCCCATGGCCTTTGTCTGTTTTCCGCGCAGATGTGTACGAGCCCGCAGAATATTTTTGTCCCAAAAGACGGCATCATGACCGATCAGGGGGCGATCGGGTTTGATGAACTTGCATCGCGGGTGGCCGTGGCCGTGGATGATTTGGTATCCGATCCGGTGCGGGCGGCGGCGATCCTCGGGGCTATTCAGGCGGAAAGTTCCTGCAAACTTTTGGGCGAGCTGCGCGCGCTTTCGGTGGGGCAGGGAACAATCATTCGGGAGACGACGCCTTATGCCCATCCGGAATTCCCGGAGGCGCGGACGGCGACGCCGTTGCTGATCACCTGCGACATTGGCGCGCGCGATCTTTATGCCGAGGAACGCTTTGCGCCGGTCGGGTTCTTTATCCGATGCGCGGACGCTGAGGAAGCGTTGAGGCAGGCGAGCGCGGACGCAAAACAGATCGGCGCGATCACGGCGTTTCTTTATGCGGATGACGAAAATTTCGTGGCGCGGGCGGAGGATGCCTTCGCCTGGGCGGGGGCGAACCTCACCATCAATATGACCAGCGGGGCCATGCCGATCAATTTCTCGGCGGCTTATAGCGATCTTCACGTGTCGGGATTGAACCCGGCCGGGAACGCCACGCTGACGGATGTCGCGTTCGTGGCGTCCCGGTTCCGGACTGTTCAGCGGCGCCGCCCGTTTTAG